In Arcobacter ellisii, a genomic segment contains:
- a CDS encoding response regulator produces the protein MKILIVDDSSTMRRIIGNVVMQLGFSKENFDEAEDGVKAWKLLSEAHYDVILTDWNMPNMNGLELVKKVRSEGTHQKTPIIMITTEGGKGEVITALKAGVNNYIVKPFNAEVLKEKLDGVLKK, from the coding sequence ATGAAAATTCTAATAGTTGATGATAGCTCAACAATGAGAAGAATTATTGGAAATGTTGTTATGCAATTAGGCTTTTCGAAAGAAAATTTTGATGAAGCTGAAGATGGGGTTAAAGCTTGGAAACTTCTTAGTGAAGCTCATTATGATGTTATCTTAACTGATTGGAATATGCCAAACATGAATGGTTTAGAACTTGTTAAAAAAGTTAGGTCAGAAGGAACTCATCAGAAAACTCCAATTATTATGATTACAACAGAAGGTGGAAAAGGTGAAGTTATTACTGCATTAAAAGCAGGAGTTAATAATTATATAGTTAAACCGTTTAATGCAGAAGTTTTGAAAGAAAAACTTGATGGGGTATTAAAAAAATAA